The Vicinamibacteria bacterium genomic interval CGAGAGACCCGCTAGCTCGATTTCCCCATCGAGCTTCGGCAGGCTCCGCGAGAAGCGATGGTAGGTCGAGACGCCGGCGACGATCAGCAGGGCGGCGAGCACCAAGCCGATCCGCTTCAAGCGGGTCTCAACTTTCCTTCAGCGGAACGGTTCTCAGGGAAGGTCTGGAAGACCCGGTAGCGACCCGACCTTTGTCGGTGACGTCGACGGAGTGCAGGTCGGCGGTTGTTCGCCCATGCCGAAAGTCCCGTTCCCGCATTCGGTGCATCGGCTCGCTTGGTCGCAGTCGCCCATCATGGGCGCCTGGCTGCCTTTGCATGTCGCTTCGCAGGGGCCACTGCTGCAGGCGACATAGGCCCCTTCGCAGGCCGCGTAGTGGGTCCCGCACTCCATGCTGCATGGGGCGTCCCCACTGCAATTCAGAGTGGAATCCCCGCAAGCGTCTTTTTCCTCGCACGTGACCGTACAGGGAAAGCCTGCGGGACAATTGAAGATGCCATCGTCGCAGGCGTCGAGGCCGTCACAGATGATGAGACAGGGCCGGCCGGGCGGGCAATCATGAATCTGACCTTCACAGGCCTTGGTGCCGGTGCAATCGATGGTGTACACGCCGGCGCTGCTCGTCTGGCCGGCGCTGATGGCTGGTTCCTTCGCCGCCACCAGTTCCGCGCCGACACCCACTACGGTGATGAGGACTCCCAGGAAGATCGCTGCGAGGAGAGTCGGGATCGCGTGCCTGTTCATTCGCGTTGCTCCATTCTCTGTCGTGAAGGACACCGTCGAGATCGGTACCCACTATTCCCCAACCCGGCGGCTCGAGAGTCGAGATGGCCTGCGCGTTTCGCCGACCGTCTGACGCCTCGCCGCGAGACAACCTACCATTTATTAGCGTAATCGGATCGGCGGGGAATGATCAACTGGATCGTCGTTCTCTGTCGTTGTTTTGTCGTTCCTGTGATATGAGTACCCCGGCAAAAGGAGGGAAAAGGTGAACCTCATTTATTTTCTCATCATCGGGCTGGCAGCGGGCTGGCTCGCGGGTCAGATTATGAAGGGCCGGGGCTTCGGGCTGGCGGGGAATCTCGTCGTTGGCGTCATCGGCGCCGTCGTCGGCGGATTCTTGTTCGGCGCCTTCGGAATAT includes:
- a CDS encoding GlsB/YeaQ/YmgE family stress response membrane protein, whose protein sequence is MNLIYFLIIGLAAGWLAGQIMKGRGFGLAGNLVVGVIGAVVGGFLFGAFGISSSGTIGSLVTATVGAVVLLWIVGQLKKA